AGGAGCCAGCTGATGCATCACAGGCAGTTTCGGATCCTCTGCGGTCGGCGTCAGCGCGGCGCTCACCGGAACAGGAATGGAGATGCTGATGGGCGGCGAGGAGCCGGGCGTGGTGGCCAGCTGACCGACCCGTTCCTCCAACGCTTGATTCCTCTGCAGCGTCTCCACATAACTGAGCTGCAGCTGAGCCTGATACTTCAGCACTCGCTCTTTCTCGTCCTGCCAGGTGTGACGCTCATGAGCGAAGGTGAgcgcctgtctctctctctgctgcctCTCCAGATGCAGCTCCCCCTGCAGACGCTCCAGCTGTCTGCGCAGCTCGCCCGCCTCCTGACGCTGCGCTTTGGCCTCGTCGCTCTGCAGGCTGAGGAAAGCGTCCACAGTGGCGCTGAGGGGCGCGAGGGCGGCGAGGGTCTCGGGCGCGCGGGCCGAGTGGAGGCCGGCCCAGGGTAAACTGCCGCTCAGAGCCGTGGTGCTGCGTTCGCTCCTGCAGCCGAGCTCGGACAGAGCCCGTTTCAGACCCAGAACCTCCGCCTCGAACACCACCAGCTTATCCCGCAACACAGACACCTGCAAATACACAAACAGTCTGCTTACGACGAAACATTCAGAAGCACGTGAGAGCGACCGGCTGGAAGAGAACGGTGCGCATGTGTGTACCTCGGTCAGTGTTCGTTTGAGCTCTCCCTCACATCTCTCCAGCTCTCGGCTCTTGTTTGTGTACGAGTCCTTCAGGCCCATCATGGTCTCCTCACGCTCCTTCAGCTGAGCGTTGAGCTCCTTCAGTTGACCCCTGAGGGCCACCATCTCACCCGCTCGCTGCGTCACCTCGTTCTGACTCTCTCTCAACTGCTGCTTGAGCAGGGAGATCTCACCCGCCTTCTGACACAACTGcacaacaaacaaaccacacgCAAAACATGTAATAAACGTTTACCTCCAATGAAGAATCAcagcttttagatttgtttctTATGATTTTGCAAGCACAGACCGGGATGCTCTGATttcactcttatttttttctaacaACAAAATGAAATGTGGCATTCATACTCATATTCGCATCTGACATGAATCTTCATAATGAAATTGGTTGTAAGGGATTTTCAAAAACACCTCCCACTTGGTCTCCTCCAGTCGGGGCAGAATGTCCGCCTGCTCCTTGCGGTAATCCAGGCACTTTCTCTCCAGATCTTCTCTCTGGGTGAGCAGGGCACCGATCTCCTCCTGTAGGCGACTCTTGTCCTGCTGCAGTCGGGTGGTGTGAGCCTGCAGTGCCTGCTGTGTGCGCTGAGCCCGACGGGTCACCTGCTGCAGACGCCCGGCGTAATTCTGCCGCAGCTCCTCCATCTCACGCTCCCACACCCGCTGCTTCTCCTCGAACACCTGAACGATGGCCGCTTCGCTCTGATCCAGATTGCGCCTCATGTGAAGCACCTGCGCACGACAGAGTTACCGACTAAACACAATCCATCCATCTATACTGAAACATTCTAAACATGCATCACACAGTACAAATCACCTCCTGCTCTTTCTCCCACAGGCGGTCCTCCAGGTCCTGGATGATGTCATCAGTTGAAGGAGACGGCTGGACGGCGGCACACGTGTCCTTGAGATGACAGAGTCTCCGGTATGATAAAGAGCTTTTTCCTGACGACGACCGGCAGCTGTCGGACACGCTCAGACCGTTCTGATAGTTGCTCTTGTCCACTTTGTCCAGCGGCGCTCCGGTGGTTCCCAGTCTGTTGATGTGACTGGTGGAGGCGCTCAGCGGTCCGAGAGCTTGAGGGGGGCCGTAGCCCGGACCAGCGTATGTGGGCAGACTGGTGAGAGAGTTCCTGCCCGAGTCGGACATGCCCTGGCCGTCGTTTCCACCTGAAGGGTCTCTGTCGGGACTGTCCTGCTCACAGAGGGATTGTGGGGCGTCGGAACCTCCCCCAGACCCGGCAGAACGACTTCCGCCTGCAGACTGTCCAACCAGATTCTGCATGGAGTGAAAACTCTTGGGCACCACAGGTTTGAAGGCAGACGGCCGGACCAGCGCAGAATTAttctaaaagacaaaaaaaagagtttGTTAATAATACAAATCGTACGACACGATCATATATTATAATTTCATCTGTGTCTCTCATGCCTGCTCGAGCTTTTCAGACACAGTCAGTATTTTGGGTGGCGTGCGACTGTCCCTCTTGGTCATGTTTCCATCTCTGCCCTTCACAGATGCATTCTGGATCTTCTCCTTGTTGTGTCCCAGCATGTTACCGCAGGCGTCCAACAACATCACCCCGCCGCTTCTGTGCGCGTCTCTGCGGCCAGTGCCGTTACCCTCCGGCCCGTTCCCGTTGCTGGGGAGCCGCTCCAGGTGAGAGGAGGTGCTGTTGAGCTGCGCGCGATCCGTAGTGATGCTGCTGGAGACCTCCGAGGGGGGCGCGTGCAGACGCTCGGTGCTGAAGCTGCGGTCGGACGGGCCGCGTCGGGACAGGGGCGGGCCGCGAGGGAGGGTGGTGCGCGTGCCCACGCTCTTCATGGCAAACTCCTGCTCTCCGGCCACACCGCTGCCCACGCTGCCCATGCTGGAGTCACTCAACCCAGCAACCCTCCGTGTGGAGCATCACAGCTGCTGCGGCACCTCCATCCACACGCCTCAAACACTAAAATATCAGAAACATaacatttactttcattcaTCTAGAAGACACTTCTGTTCACATCACATCTGCTGTGACATCACATCTGCCCTCATGACGCATCTACCCCTTACATCACATCTACTCTGACATCATATCTTCCCTTACATCACATCTGCCCTCACGTCACATCTACCCCTTACATCACATCTACTCTGACATCATATCTTCCCTTACATCACATCTTCTGTGACATCACATCTGCCCTCATGTCACATCAACCCATTACATCACATCTACTCTGACATCATATCTATCCTAACATGACATCTGCCCTGACACCACATCTGCCCTCACGTCACATCAAACCATTACATCACATCTGCTGTGACATCACATCTCCCCTCATGTCACATCTACCCCTTACATCAATTCTGACATCACATCTGCCCTCACGTCACATCAACCCATTACATCACATCTGCTGTGACATCACATCTCCCCTCATGTCACATCTACCCCTTACATCAACTCTGACATCATATCTGCCCTAATGTCAAATCTACCCCTTACATCTACAGTGACATCATATCTATCCTAACGTGACATCTGCCCTGACATCACATCTATCCTAACATGACATCTACTCTGACATCATATCTATCCTAATATGACATCTGCCCTCGCATCACATCTGCCCTCACGTCACATCAACCCATTACATCACATCTGCTGTAACATCACATCTGCTGTAACATCACATCTCCCCTCATGTCACATCTACCCCTTACATCAACTCTGACATCATATCTGCCCTCGCATCACATCTGCCCCTACAACACATCTATCCTAACATGACATCTGCCCTGACATCACATCTGCCCTCACGTCACATCAACCCATTACATCACATCTGCTGTGACATCACATCTCCCCTCATGTCACATCTACCCCTTACATCTACAGTACTGTGACATCATATCTATCCTAACATGACATCTGCCGTCGCATCACATCCTCTGTGACATCACATCTCCCCTCACGTCAGATCTACTCTGACATCATATCAATCCTAACATGTCATCTTCCCTCGCATCACATCTAGTGACATCACATCTGTCCTCGCATCACATTTGCCCCTCGCATGACATCTGCACCTCACACACTCGTCAGTTTCTGTTCACTAGACACAGTGAGAGGCAGAGCTGTTCTCCAGAACCTCCACACAAAGAAAGACGCGCTGTGAAGATGGAAACCAGTGCACGAGCGTCTCTCATTTCCACCATCACTGCACTACATCAGCTCAGAGACAGCGACAGGAGGACAATACACACACTGCTTTACTTCCACTCCAGCGAGCCAGATTtatctccgtctctctctccctctctctattCTTCTGTTTTTCGACAGCACTGCCGTTTCGCGTATGATATGACTGACGCGCTTGACGCGTCCGCGCTCATATACTCACTGCTGTAGAAGCGCGGACAGTGATGCGCGTCACACATCAGCGGCGTTACGGTTCCGACGCGTCCACAGCGGGTCCATAGAAACCGCACGGTATCTGTATTGACTGGACCGGGTGATGATAGTCGGCGTATGCGTGTATCAGCTGAGCAAAACACACCCACCTCCGCCACGCCCCTCTGCCGCACGCCAGGAACGCCCCCAAAACGGCGATTCCATCGCGCATGCGCATAGGTCACGTCAGTCAGCCAGGCGCATGTCAAGTGGGTGTTGGTTTGAtgatgtgttattttttatgagATAAAACAAAGCGTTCGAATCTGCGGTTATTGTTGTATTCTTGTGGCGAAATTTCAGATTCGCACACAAACGTTTCTAaacttaaataattaaatctcTAAGGAGTGTtgccggcgccatcttgtgccgAGACGCGGGAATTCATTCAGCGCGAGACTCGGCATGAGTAGCGGCGCGATGCGAGCGTTTATCGGTTGTACAGTCGTTAGGTTTATCGGTCGCCTCAGTTTTTATGATGGCGAATTGCATATACTCCAGAATGTTATGAAGAGTGATCAGATGAATTGAACTGTATTGTGAAGTCCCCCtttgccatgaaaatgaacttagtccaaaaaaaacatgtacattccaTTTCAACCCTGCCACAAAAAGACCAGCTGACATCATGTCAGTGATTCTCTGGTTAACACAGGTGAGTGTTGACGAGGACAAGGCTGGAGATCACTCTGTAATGCTGATTGAGTTAGAATAACAGACCGGAAGCTTTAAAGGGAGGGTGGTGCTGGAAATCATTCTTCTTCCTCTGTTAACCATGCTTACCCGCAAGGGAACACGTGCAGTCATCATTGCGCTGCACACAAAGGGATTCACAGGCGAGGCTATTGCTGCTACTAAGACTGCacctacatcaaccatttatggGATCATCAGAAACTTCAGTGAGAGAGGTTCAATTGTTGTGGAGAAGGCTTCAGGACGGTCTTGTACAGTTGATTCAGATGTGAGATCGGGGCAGCACCCGTGCAGAGCTCGCTCAGGGATAGCAGGCAGGTGTGAGTGCATCTGCACACACAGTGAGGACAAGACTCTTTGAGGATGGCCTGGTGTCAGAAGCCACTTCTCAGGACAGACTGATATTCTGCAAAAGGTACAGGGATTGGACTGCTGAGGACTGGggttactttactttttcaagggaaaagtaattcaattacagtaactaagtaCTTGgcaactagttacacccaacactgcaatTCTGCCTAAGAACACAGCCATGAACAAAGAATGGCACAAAACATCCCCCgagagcaacttctcccaaccatccaagaacagtttggtgatgAACAATGCCTTGTCCAGCATAATGGagcacaaaacatcaacattttggcTCCATGGCTAGGAGACTCCCCAGACCTTAATCCCATTGAGAACCCTTGAGGTCAATcctcaagcaaaacaaaaacctacaaattctggccaactccaagcattgattatgcaagaatgggctgccatcagtgaggatgtgtgcagaagttgattgacagcatgcccGGGCCAATTGCAGAGGTCTTGAAAAAGAAGGgtcaacactgcaaatattgagtctttgcgtaaacttaatgtaattgtcaataaaagtCTTTGACACTTATGAAACGCTTGTAATTATACCACagtaacatctgacaaaaacatataatAATCACTGAAGCGTTAGACTtggtgaaaattaatatttgtgtcattctcaaaacttttggccacgactgtacaCTCGTTTTTGCGGTGCATCATGAAGTTGAATGAATGCACTCGACAGTAAAATATCCTGTCCCCTCAAATAGTGTACTTTATAGGGCAATTTCGGacacagcattcttcaaaataccgtagcttttttgtgttttgcagaagaaagaaagtcctacaggtcAGGTCCTAcggtaattgatgacagaattttagttttGAGGTGAACTAACATTGCTCCTTTTAATGTTGTCGTAATGTTTACAGTCTGCAACACGTCACAGGTTTTATATGTTCATTCAATTCAAGAATTTTGCTGTCATTTTTATCCATCATGTATGTTTTTTCTTCCGTTCATTTCGTTTAATCATGTAATGCCTTTTAAATGATCTCTATGTATGAATTATGCTACATAAAGATATCAATGTCTGTTATTTTCCAGATATTTTTCCTGTTAGTCTTTATTTGTCCAGGTGTGATCTGATTCGTCTGGTTATGTGTCTGATCACCACTGGAGGTCCTCAGCTGCATTAACAAACCAAAGAGTCAAAGCTGAAAGACGGTCACACATTCAGTCATTCTGTTTatagaaaaaaagtaaatgtgGAGTTAAAACCCTTTATTAAATAcaacacataaatatataaacaacatgCTGTACCATAAAGTCAATAGAAATAAGTGCTATCTATGTACATAAGCTTGTCATTTGTGATTCCAGTCTCATCAGAGCTCATAGAAGTCTACATGAGCCCCTGACGGGTACTCGTCATCCAGCAGAAGTTTCATGAGTTTGGCACCAGACTCCTCACAGGAGAGCAGCTGTCCTTCAGAAAACATTGAGCAGAAAGACTGTCTGAGCTTCACGTCGCCAGAGAAACGACGAGCTTGAAGCTGCATGTCTGTGTCCAGAGGACCTGtagcacgcgcacacacacacacgcacacgcacacacacacacacacacacacacacacacacacacacacacacacacacacacagagggtAAGTCCAACAAATGACGTCACATGAGATGCTGTGATCGGTGGACTCCGATAAAAGACTTGACACTCACCTGGAGCATAACTCAAAACTCTCACGTCAGGCTCCTCTTCCGCCAGCACCCTGAACATCATGTCACGGGCCGCCTTCCCGGTGCAGTACAGAACCCACGATGGAAAGGGTTTGAGCGCGCACAACGAGCTGACGTTGACCACCGTCCGCGGCACACCGACGCGATGAGAAAACGCCTGCAGCACGCGGGCTGTCAGACTGAGCACGCAGCTTACATTGAGAGAGAGGTAACGGTTGACCTCCGCGGGGTCTGTGAAGGTCAGCGCCGAGCGCGACACGTCACCTAGAGAGGCTGAAACCAAGAGAAAGATTAGGCCTGATGAAAAACCCGCTCCTCTTTATCTTCGCTTCAgcttaaacaaaagaaaccccAAACACACCTGCGTTGTTGATCAGAAGGAAGCGATCCATCTCAGATGAAGACGTGTCTTTAATTGCCTGGACGGTTTTCTCCACCCCCTCCGTCTTCTCTAAATCTGCCTGCACGCAGCGGACGTCCAGCTTCTTGTGTCCGTCATTCAGAGCCCTGACGTCCTCCTTCACCTTGTTGAGCTGATCCACGCTTCTGGCCACCAGCATGAGAACAGACCTGGGCTTCATCAGACAGCTCAGCTGTAAGGCCAGCGTCCGGCCGTAACCTTTAGACGCTCCTGTGATGATGCACAGAGCTCTACCCAGATCCTTACGCTCGCCGGACATTATTTCCATCTTCAGAAGTGGTCTGAAGAAGCCGCTTGCCGATGATCTGATGCGTCTCAGCAGTCTGAGGGCCTTTTATCTTGAGAGACTGAAGTGAAACCAATTCATTTTCGCACTAGCACCATGATCCATAAAAAGGAGAATTACGGCCATGAAACGTGCATAAATATATCTAACATGAAAGGACATGTGACATCAGACCTTTTTGGTAAAACTAATAACCAAGACACGGAATTAAACATGTCACATGACGTCATGCACGGTTATTTAAAGAGATCCTCAAAAAAGACGAATGAAAAAGTCCATGAGTCATTTATCATGAGGGTCTTTAGCATCGAGAAGGCCTCTGAAGAACATCACAGATGAATGAGAGGTTTGTGTTCTTGACTTTCATTCATAGATTTTTGATTGAAACGAACGTCCTGAACAAGCATGTGTGTCTCATGTTTAATATCTGTGTCTAATTGGGACGCCCACAGATGTTCATGTGTCATCATGTGAAGATCAGGAGGAGAATGCCGAGACTCTATCTCGATATGAAGAACTCATAATCGTGTCAGCAGGCCAAATCTTCACTGGTGATGATCAAATACATCAACTTTAAACTATAGAGTAGATTTAGATCCTGATTTTATGATGGAAGACAGTGAGACTGTCTGTTAACGTAATCATCTGCTTCATGTCA
Above is a genomic segment from Triplophysa rosa linkage group LG17, Trosa_1v2, whole genome shotgun sequence containing:
- the lzts3b gene encoding leucine zipper putative tumor suppressor 3, which translates into the protein MGSVGSGVAGEQEFAMKSVGTRTTLPRGPPLSRRGPSDRSFSTERLHAPPSEVSSSITTDRAQLNSTSSHLERLPSNGNGPEGNGTGRRDAHRSGGVMLLDACGNMLGHNKEKIQNASVKGRDGNMTKRDSRTPPKILTVSEKLEQNNSALVRPSAFKPVVPKSFHSMQNLVGQSAGGSRSAGSGGGSDAPQSLCEQDSPDRDPSGGNDGQGMSDSGRNSLTSLPTYAGPGYGPPQALGPLSASTSHINRLGTTGAPLDKVDKSNYQNGLSVSDSCRSSSGKSSLSYRRLCHLKDTCAAVQPSPSTDDIIQDLEDRLWEKEQEVLHMRRNLDQSEAAIVQVFEEKQRVWEREMEELRQNYAGRLQQVTRRAQRTQQALQAHTTRLQQDKSRLQEEIGALLTQREDLERKCLDYRKEQADILPRLEETKWELCQKAGEISLLKQQLRESQNEVTQRAGEMVALRGQLKELNAQLKEREETMMGLKDSYTNKSRELERCEGELKRTLTEVSVLRDKLVVFEAEVLGLKRALSELGCRSERSTTALSGSLPWAGLHSARAPETLAALAPLSATVDAFLSLQSDEAKAQRQEAGELRRQLERLQGELHLERQQRERQALTFAHERHTWQDEKERVLKYQAQLQLSYVETLQRNQALEERVGQLATTPGSSPPISISIPVPVSAALTPTAEDPKLPVMHQLAPPWPGPSRLERIESTEI
- the sprb gene encoding sepiapterin reductase b, translating into MEIMSGERKDLGRALCIITGASKGYGRTLALQLSCLMKPRSVLMLVARSVDQLNKVKEDVRALNDGHKKLDVRCVQADLEKTEGVEKTVQAIKDTSSSEMDRFLLINNAASLGDVSRSALTFTDPAEVNRYLSLNVSCVLSLTARVLQAFSHRVGVPRTVVNVSSLCALKPFPSWVLYCTGKAARDMMFRVLAEEEPDVRVLSYAPGPLDTDMQLQARRFSGDVKLRQSFCSMFSEGQLLSCEESGAKLMKLLLDDEYPSGAHVDFYEL